In Chiloscyllium plagiosum isolate BGI_BamShark_2017 chromosome 26, ASM401019v2, whole genome shotgun sequence, one genomic interval encodes:
- the LOC122562988 gene encoding translocator protein-like, which produces MAPVWAQIVGFATLPHVGGLLGWYLGRSQVPTWFEQLKKPWWRPPNKIIPVVWTALYTGMGYASYLIWRDLGGFTNEALIPLGLYGTQLTLNWAFSVIFFGTHKLNLALIEAFCLCGSVVGTMVSWYPINKTATLLMVPYLAWLTLATALTYCIWRDNPDKKKQS; this is translated from the exons ATGGCACCAGTGTGGGCTCAGATTGTTGGATTTGCCACGTTGCCCCATGTCGGAGGTTTACTTGGCTGGTATCTAGGACGGTCACAAGTGCCGACCTGGTTTGAGCAATTGAAGAAACCATGGTGGCGGCCACCCAATAAGATTATCCCTGTAGTGTGGACCGCTTTATACACAGGAATGGG GTATGCCTCGTATCTGATATGGAGAGATCTAGGAGGTTTCACAAATGAGGCACTCATTCCACTTGGTCTATATGGAACTCAGTTGACTTTGAATTGGGCATTTTCTGTTATATTTTTTGGGACACACAAGTTAAATCTG GCCTtaattgaagctttttgtctaTGTGGCAGTGTGGTGGGAACAATGGTATCCTGGTACCCTATCAACAAAACAGCCACACTACTTATGGTGCCATATCTAGCTTGGCTCACTCTTGCCACAGCTCTTACCTACTGTATCTGGAGGGACAACCCTGACAAGAAGAAGCAGAGTTAA